One genomic region from Oncorhynchus clarkii lewisi isolate Uvic-CL-2024 chromosome 21, UVic_Ocla_1.0, whole genome shotgun sequence encodes:
- the LOC139378831 gene encoding N-acetyltransferase 16, like, protein MAGSCVGESDGLTFWVAEQEDYDDVMSISVQIYGGNDYLPHRYADWMTEPDRVVILGRRDGKLVALVSGLIVDEGCTVVVEGLRVCPSERGRGVAGVIQRFADQYIQQLYPSVRTKRQTKVDEPSAGPTQTLSKFTELGRRAGLSIIGDADSFEGFISHLRNKLHYTTGSEPGVSVPQMFLIEDEQHLKNILLDPELPSRVELPGGAIIQDWQVLQPIEGNLEILARRNLTWLADKPERPAFLSFYTPPYPIPYKGGSLRFNIDMFGTDLVSAKRALAGHFEKVRERREVKGRVMVHVYMNKSLWEGMREFCEGYTGVTRCREYWEQLFLERGM, encoded by the exons ATGGCAGGTAGCTGTGTTGGGGAGAGCGACGGCCTGACATTCTGGGTGGCTGAACAAGAGGACTACGATGACGTCATGTCCATTTCTGTTCAAATCTATGGAGGGAATGACTACCTGCCTCATCGATATGCCGATTGGATGACTGAGCCTGACAGAGTGGTTATACTGGGACGCAGAGATGGCAAATTG gtggcaCTGGTGTCTGGTCTAATCGTTGACGAGGGGTGTacagtggtggtggaggggttgagGGTGTGTCCCAGCGAGAGGGGTCGCGGCGTGGCTGGGGTTATCCAGAG ATTTGCTGACCAGTACATCCAGCAGCTGTACCCCAGCGTCAGGACCAAGAGACAAACCAAGGTTGACGAGCCTTCAGCTGGGCCCACACAGACATTATCCAAATTCACAGAGCTAGGGAGACGG gctggACTCTCAATCATCGGGGATGCCGACAGTTTCGAGGGTTTCATCTCACACCTGAGGAACAAACTACATTACACCACAGGAAGTGAGCCAGGTGTGTCCGTCCCTCAAATGTTTCTGATAGAGGATGAGCAACACCTGAAGAACATCCTCCTTGATCCTGAACTCCCCTCCAGGGTTGAACTTCCTGGTGGTGCCATTATCCAAGACTGGCAGGTCTTACAACCAATCGAAGGCAACCTTGAGATCTTAGCAAGGCGAAACCTCACCTGGTTGGCCGACAAGCCGGAAAGACCTGCCTTCCTCAGCTTTTACACTCCACCTTATCCAATCCCGTACAAGGGAGGATCGCTGAGATTCAATATCGATATGTTTGGAACTGATCTAGTTTCAGCAAAGAGGGCACTTGCTGGCCATTtcgagaaagtgagggagaggagggaggtgaagggGAGGGTGATGGTTCATGTGTATATGAATAAGTCGCTatgggaggggatgagggagttcTGTGAGGGATACACAGGGGTAACGAGGTGTAGAGAGTATTGGGAACAACTGTTtctggagagagggatgtga